A genomic segment from Drosophila miranda strain MSH22 chromosome 3, D.miranda_PacBio2.1, whole genome shotgun sequence encodes:
- the LOC108158761 gene encoding uncharacterized protein LOC108158761 isoform X1 translates to MAKPTTASSVSNVSNNNSAEAANNNSQQNGGAYQALPESPVPAPANTPLNRAIKHDLFPEVTFCNLSAEELADGAGHSRVVRTSIIAIDGEGNLTCLMNSSQVKKRKRLISNESGDSIDSGSTEKKAPKMPDGGYGWVVVFASLVVSLIADGLSFSFGLINAELLEYFGQSTSKTAWISSLFFSVPLLMGPIWSNLVDKYGCRKMTIIGGLVSAVGFAMSSFCNSIEMLMVTFGIISGLGLGIGYVTAVVSIAFWFDKKRTFATGIGASGTGIGTFVYARLTSYLIESYGWRGATLILGGTMLNACVCGALMRDPDWLIEENRLESRSQSVTTFSNSSVCLEEIKKLLDTGITKEAVLDSLVTKNNTEANQQIDDPLDTGLKRYRSEIFLPTFLSIHELDSICEVKSLSRRSLRHKEGVEAPSRENLLSMSSGAGGYPPSTAIIGSPDDTLMGGIAQEAMEAAKKSYLASIETLSPSEKRSSPVGSIRSSDEGYLTQKHASSRYSLNENLFMAKHTTPSISNLKVNGLRHNSVDILSEDMHCYYKDETFALLDHGRRPGPTVIAMPDREQPTANSEVALRRARLDSITGIRRLSRSKKPSQHRSNLRRNISIRNSNFLKDMRIHRNSIHYRGAMLNTHRYRLRASSCPNIYRNSMTTIAKEEEDKIWLFFCSFIPFPQTWYESFVDTMKSIFDFSMFLDLKFALFNLSTLFLFIWFIIPYLYLPDYMKQYNYEVNVSAVLISAVGIAQTVGMIGLGYVGDQPWMNINICYSLCMLVCGASVFCMPMLMTSYNGLMAMCVIFGFTFASSFSFTPSILVSIVDLDDFTCAYGLVLLVQGVGMIAGPPIAGLIYESVGRWDDSFYYAGIFIALSGVCSYMIEFCEKKAPKESDSDVSETKKAQLLH, encoded by the exons ATGGCCAAGCCCACAACGGCCTCCAGCGTGTCCAACGTctcgaacaacaacagcgCGGAGgcggccaacaacaacagccagcAGAATGGGGGGGCCTATCAGGCACTGCCCGAGAGCCCGGTACCGGCCCCGGCCAACACTCCCCTAAACCGTGCCATCAAGCACGACCTGTTCCCGGAGGTGACGTTCTGCAATCTGTCGGCGGAGGAGCTGGCCGATGGGGCCGGGCACAGCCGCGTGGTGCGGACCAGCATCATAGCGATCGACGGCGAGGGGAACCTCACCTGCCTGATGAACAGTAGCCAGGTTAAGAAACGCAAGCGGCTGATATCGAACGAGTCGGGCGACTCGATAGACTCCGGCTCGACGGAGAAGAAGGCCCCGAAGATGCCCGACGGCGGCTACGGCTGGGTGGTGGTGTTCGCCTCCCTGGTGGTCTCCCTCATAGCGGATGGACTGTCCTTCTCCTTTGGCCTGATCAACGCGGAACTGCTCGAGTACTTCGGGCAGTCCACCTCGAAGACGGCCTGGATCTCGTCGCTGTTTTTCTCCGTTCCGCTGCTAATGGGGCCCATCTGGTCGAATCTGGTGGACAAGTACGGGTGCCGCAAGATGACCATCATTGGGGGGCTGGTGTCCGCCGTGGGGTTCGCCATGTCCTCCTTCTGCAACTCCATCGAGATGCTGATGGTGACGTTTGGTATTATTTCGGGCCTGGGACTAGGCATCGGCTACGTCACCGCCGTGGTGTCCATTGCCTTCTGGTTCGACAAGAAGCGGACCTTTGCCACCGGCATCGGAGCCTCGGGAACAGGTATTGGCACCTTTGTGTACGCCCGCCTCACCTCATACCTCATCGAGTCGTACGGGTGGCGCGGAGCCACCCTCATCCTGGGGGGCACCATGCTGAACGCCTGTGTCTGCGGCGCCCTGATGCGGGATCCCGACTGGCTGATCGAGGAGAACCGCCTGGAGAGCCGCTCGCAAAGCGTGACCACCTTCTCCAACTCGAGCGTGTGCCTGGAGGAGATCAAGAAGCTGCTGGACACGGGTATCACCAAGGAGGCCGTCCTGGACAGCCTTGTGACGAAGAACAACACGGAGGCCAACCAGCAAATCGACGATCCCCTGGACACGGGCCTCAAACGCTATCGCAGCGAGATCTTTCTGCCGACTTTCCTAAGCATCCATGAGCTGGACAGCATTTGTGAGGTGAAGAGCCTGAGTCGGCGTTCCCTCAGGCACAAGGAGGGGGTGGAAGCTCCGTCGCGGGAGAATCTGCTGTCCATGTCGTCGGGAGCGGGGGGATATCCTCCGTCGACGGCCATCATTGGCTCGCCGGACGATACACTCATGGGCGGAATAGCGCAGGAGGCCATGGAAGCGGCCAAGAAGAGCTATCTGGCCTCCATCGAGACCCTGTCGCCGTCGGAGAAGCGCTCGAGCCCCGTCGGGTCGATACGATCCTCTGACGAGGGCTACCTCACCCAGAAGCACGCCAGCTCTCGGTACTCGCTCAACGAAAATCTCTTCATGGCCAAGCACACGACGCCGTCGATCTCCAACCTGAAAGTGAATGGTCTGCGCCACAACTCGGTGGACATCCTCAGCGAGGATATGCACTGCTACTACAAGGACGAGACATTCGCCCTCCTGGATCACGGCCGCCGCCCCGGCCCCACTGTAATAGCCATGCCGGATCGCGAACAGCCAACGGCCAACAGTGAGGTGGCTCTGCGCCGCGCTCGCCTCGACAGCATCACGGGCATCCGCCGGCTGTCCAGGTCGAAGAAGCCCAGCCAGCACCGCTCGAATCTGCGCCGAAACATTTCGATACGCAACTCCAACTTCCTCAAGGACATGCGGATACACCGCAACTCCATACACTACCGCGGCGCCATGCTCAACACGCACCGGTACCGGCTGCGGGCCTCCTCCTGCCCCAACATCTACCGCAACTCGATGACCACCATCGCCAAGGAAGAAGAAGAT AAAATCTGGCTCTTCTTCTGCTCCTTTATTCCCTTTCCACAGACCTGGTACGAAAGCTTTGTGGACACGATGAAGTCCATTTTTGATTTCTCAATGTTTCTCGACCTGAAGTTCGCCCTGTTCAACCTCTCGACACTGTTTCTGTTCATTTG GTTCATTATACCCTATCTGTATCTACCGGACTACATGAAGCAATATAACTACGAGGTGAATGTAAGTGCCGTTCTGATATCGGCAGTTGGCATCGCCCAAACGGTGGGCATGATAGGACTGGGCTATGTGGGCGACCAGCCCTGGATGAACATCAACATATGCTACTCCCTCTGCATGCTGG TGTGCGGAGCCTCTGTGTTCTGCATGCCCATGCTAATGACCAGCTACAATGGACTGATGGCAATGTGCGTAATCTTCGGCTTTACGTTCGCCAGCTCGTTTTCGTTTACGCCCAGTATACTGGTCAGTATTGTGGATTTGGACGATTTCACGTGTGCCTACGgtctggtgctgctggtgcaggGTGTGGGCATGATCGCAGGCCCCCCAATAGCGGGTCTCATATACGAGTCCGTGGGAAG ATGGGACGACTCCTTCTACTATGCGGGCATATTTATAGCACTCTCCGGCGTCTGCTCGTATATGATCGAGTTCTGTGAGAAGAAAGCACCTAAGGAGAGTGATAGTGATGTCTCAGAGACTAAAAAAGCTCAACTTTTACACTAG
- the LOC108158761 gene encoding monocarboxylate transporter 14 isoform X2 — protein MAKPTTASSVSNVSNNNSAEAANNNSQQNGGAYQALPESPVPAPANTPLNRAIKHDLFPEVTFCNLSAEELADGAGHSRVVRTSIIAIDGEGNLTCLMNSSQVKKRKRLISNESGDSIDSGSTEKKAPKMPDGGYGWVVVFASLVVSLIADGLSFSFGLINAELLEYFGQSTSKTAWISSLFFSVPLLMGPIWSNLVDKYGCRKMTIIGGLVSAVGFAMSSFCNSIEMLMVTFGIISGLGLGIGYVTAVVSIAFWFDKKRTFATGIGASGTGIGTFVYARLTSYLIESYGWRGATLILGGTMLNACVCGALMRDPDWLIEENRLESRSQSVTTFSNSSVCLEEIKKLLDTGITKEAVLDSLVTKNNTEANQQIDDPLDTGLKRYRSEIFLPTFLSIHELDSICEVKSLSRRSLRHKEGVEAPSRENLLSMSSGAGGYPPSTAIIGSPDDTLMGGIAQEAMEAAKKSYLASIETLSPSEKRSSPVGSIRSSDEGYLTQKHASSRYSLNENLFMAKHTTPSISNLKVNGLRHNSVDILSEDMHCYYKDETFALLDHGRRPGPTVIAMPDREQPTANSEVALRRARLDSITGIRRLSRSKKPSQHRSNLRRNISIRNSNFLKDMRIHRNSIHYRGAMLNTHRYRLRASSCPNIYRNSMTTIAKEEEDTWYESFVDTMKSIFDFSMFLDLKFALFNLSTLFLFIWFIIPYLYLPDYMKQYNYEVNVSAVLISAVGIAQTVGMIGLGYVGDQPWMNINICYSLCMLVCGASVFCMPMLMTSYNGLMAMCVIFGFTFASSFSFTPSILVSIVDLDDFTCAYGLVLLVQGVGMIAGPPIAGLIYESVGRWDDSFYYAGIFIALSGVCSYMIEFCEKKAPKESDSDVSETKKAQLLH, from the exons ATGGCCAAGCCCACAACGGCCTCCAGCGTGTCCAACGTctcgaacaacaacagcgCGGAGgcggccaacaacaacagccagcAGAATGGGGGGGCCTATCAGGCACTGCCCGAGAGCCCGGTACCGGCCCCGGCCAACACTCCCCTAAACCGTGCCATCAAGCACGACCTGTTCCCGGAGGTGACGTTCTGCAATCTGTCGGCGGAGGAGCTGGCCGATGGGGCCGGGCACAGCCGCGTGGTGCGGACCAGCATCATAGCGATCGACGGCGAGGGGAACCTCACCTGCCTGATGAACAGTAGCCAGGTTAAGAAACGCAAGCGGCTGATATCGAACGAGTCGGGCGACTCGATAGACTCCGGCTCGACGGAGAAGAAGGCCCCGAAGATGCCCGACGGCGGCTACGGCTGGGTGGTGGTGTTCGCCTCCCTGGTGGTCTCCCTCATAGCGGATGGACTGTCCTTCTCCTTTGGCCTGATCAACGCGGAACTGCTCGAGTACTTCGGGCAGTCCACCTCGAAGACGGCCTGGATCTCGTCGCTGTTTTTCTCCGTTCCGCTGCTAATGGGGCCCATCTGGTCGAATCTGGTGGACAAGTACGGGTGCCGCAAGATGACCATCATTGGGGGGCTGGTGTCCGCCGTGGGGTTCGCCATGTCCTCCTTCTGCAACTCCATCGAGATGCTGATGGTGACGTTTGGTATTATTTCGGGCCTGGGACTAGGCATCGGCTACGTCACCGCCGTGGTGTCCATTGCCTTCTGGTTCGACAAGAAGCGGACCTTTGCCACCGGCATCGGAGCCTCGGGAACAGGTATTGGCACCTTTGTGTACGCCCGCCTCACCTCATACCTCATCGAGTCGTACGGGTGGCGCGGAGCCACCCTCATCCTGGGGGGCACCATGCTGAACGCCTGTGTCTGCGGCGCCCTGATGCGGGATCCCGACTGGCTGATCGAGGAGAACCGCCTGGAGAGCCGCTCGCAAAGCGTGACCACCTTCTCCAACTCGAGCGTGTGCCTGGAGGAGATCAAGAAGCTGCTGGACACGGGTATCACCAAGGAGGCCGTCCTGGACAGCCTTGTGACGAAGAACAACACGGAGGCCAACCAGCAAATCGACGATCCCCTGGACACGGGCCTCAAACGCTATCGCAGCGAGATCTTTCTGCCGACTTTCCTAAGCATCCATGAGCTGGACAGCATTTGTGAGGTGAAGAGCCTGAGTCGGCGTTCCCTCAGGCACAAGGAGGGGGTGGAAGCTCCGTCGCGGGAGAATCTGCTGTCCATGTCGTCGGGAGCGGGGGGATATCCTCCGTCGACGGCCATCATTGGCTCGCCGGACGATACACTCATGGGCGGAATAGCGCAGGAGGCCATGGAAGCGGCCAAGAAGAGCTATCTGGCCTCCATCGAGACCCTGTCGCCGTCGGAGAAGCGCTCGAGCCCCGTCGGGTCGATACGATCCTCTGACGAGGGCTACCTCACCCAGAAGCACGCCAGCTCTCGGTACTCGCTCAACGAAAATCTCTTCATGGCCAAGCACACGACGCCGTCGATCTCCAACCTGAAAGTGAATGGTCTGCGCCACAACTCGGTGGACATCCTCAGCGAGGATATGCACTGCTACTACAAGGACGAGACATTCGCCCTCCTGGATCACGGCCGCCGCCCCGGCCCCACTGTAATAGCCATGCCGGATCGCGAACAGCCAACGGCCAACAGTGAGGTGGCTCTGCGCCGCGCTCGCCTCGACAGCATCACGGGCATCCGCCGGCTGTCCAGGTCGAAGAAGCCCAGCCAGCACCGCTCGAATCTGCGCCGAAACATTTCGATACGCAACTCCAACTTCCTCAAGGACATGCGGATACACCGCAACTCCATACACTACCGCGGCGCCATGCTCAACACGCACCGGTACCGGCTGCGGGCCTCCTCCTGCCCCAACATCTACCGCAACTCGATGACCACCATCGCCAAGGAAGAAGAAGAT ACCTGGTACGAAAGCTTTGTGGACACGATGAAGTCCATTTTTGATTTCTCAATGTTTCTCGACCTGAAGTTCGCCCTGTTCAACCTCTCGACACTGTTTCTGTTCATTTG GTTCATTATACCCTATCTGTATCTACCGGACTACATGAAGCAATATAACTACGAGGTGAATGTAAGTGCCGTTCTGATATCGGCAGTTGGCATCGCCCAAACGGTGGGCATGATAGGACTGGGCTATGTGGGCGACCAGCCCTGGATGAACATCAACATATGCTACTCCCTCTGCATGCTGG TGTGCGGAGCCTCTGTGTTCTGCATGCCCATGCTAATGACCAGCTACAATGGACTGATGGCAATGTGCGTAATCTTCGGCTTTACGTTCGCCAGCTCGTTTTCGTTTACGCCCAGTATACTGGTCAGTATTGTGGATTTGGACGATTTCACGTGTGCCTACGgtctggtgctgctggtgcaggGTGTGGGCATGATCGCAGGCCCCCCAATAGCGGGTCTCATATACGAGTCCGTGGGAAG ATGGGACGACTCCTTCTACTATGCGGGCATATTTATAGCACTCTCCGGCGTCTGCTCGTATATGATCGAGTTCTGTGAGAAGAAAGCACCTAAGGAGAGTGATAGTGATGTCTCAGAGACTAAAAAAGCTCAACTTTTACACTAG